The Cryptococcus tetragattii IND107 chromosome 9, whole genome shotgun sequence nucleotide sequence GTGCTTGAAGGTGGGGATGATCGGGATGGTGTACAGTATCTCTGGCTGCTTCCCGTCTTCTGGGGCTGCAACGATGAACACTCTGACGAACAGAATCAGCGCTGGCCCAGATAGACCTCGAGTGAGTGGCTCACGCTGCAGCTTCTGTGGGCTGTGCACTGGTGACTACGAGGAGAGCGCTGGCGTGCCGAAAGGGGTTGTAGTGTGCGCGGACGCGGCATGGATGTGCTGCGATGACCCTGTCGGTGTGCCGGAAGAGCTGCTGCCACGTGGCGAGCTGCGGGTCGCCACCCAGCGACGGTATCCGCCTCTGCAAGATGGACATCGTGGGCGGAAGGTGGGAGgggatgtggatgttgCAAGACAAGTATTGTATTATTACCGACCCGTAAATAGAGTTCCACCTGGCACTTCCCGAGCggtggagggtggaggttgCCGAGACCGTGACGTGGTATTTCTCCCTCGGAATTCATTCACCATTCgacttttcccttttcacctcgtctcccatctctgcaCTCAAGACACCCACCAAAAAGATGTCTGGCCCCGTCACCCGTATCCCCAGGGGTTTCCAGCACCTCGTCAACACCAAGCCCAACAAGTTTGCAGGCAAGACACCCTCCCGTTTCCCCCATCCTACCACCAAGTTCGTCCAGCCTTACGACCGTATTCGCAAATGGAACATCCGGCCGGGCGACCGTGTTCGACTCGTAACGGGCAAGCCCAAGGAGAAGTATAGGAACGAGGAGACAGCAGAGGAAGGGTACAAGGTGTATACTGTCAAGCAGGTCGATCTTGCGAGGAACTGGGTGTTCTTGGAGGGTATCCATGtatgttttctttttctttttcgttTTGGATCCCAAAACGGCCACCATTGCTGATGAGGTTTTCGTTTATAGAATCTCAAAACTCAGATTATCCAAGAGCGGCCATACAACTGGGACCAACTTTCCGAGACCCAAAAGAAATCATACGAAGATCAAAAGAACTTTATCCCTATCCTCCGCCCTGTGCACTACTCCAACGTCCAGCTGTGCCTCGAAGACAAGGACGGTCCCGATTCCATCTATGCCTCTCGACTGAAAACATCTTCTACTCACTTTAACCCCAGGACGCAGAGGATTGACTGGAAGCGATACGCTACTAGACTTTCGGGACCGGTGTCTGCTGAAAACGACAAGCCTGTTAGGATAAACTGGCCAAAGCCTGAAAAGGAATTCGTCTTCCCTTCTCGTGCGTCCCTCGTTCCTCCTTAAACATACACCACCGTGCtaacctcttcatccctttGGTCGACCTAAACAGCCGACTCAATGCTCGACACCCCGAACACCGTCACCATCCAACCGactctcaacctctccCCGCTCGCACCCCTCACTTCCACCCCCCTCGTCGACATTTTCCCTCAACACATCAACTCT carries:
- a CDS encoding mitochondrial 54S ribosomal protein uL24m produces the protein MSGPVTRIPRGFQHLVNTKPNKFAGKTPSRFPHPTTKFVQPYDRIRKWNIRPGDRVRLVTGKPKEKYRNEETAEEGYKVYTVKQVDLARNWVFLEGIHNLKTQIIQERPYNWDQLSETQKKSYEDQKNFIPILRPVHYSNVQLCLEDKDGPDSIYASRLKTSSTHFNPRTQRIDWKRYATRLSGPVSAENDKPVRINWPKPEKEFVFPSPDSMLDTPNTVTIQPTLNLSPLAPLTSTPLVDIFPQHINSSPPASQGLADEYLRPHSERNTEEIIAADTLMPLYLSEELAPRWAKGKMWKAYRARREAAELEKKMVGKQAVEEWEAEGRDRGLKSVVDLEAVGLEGVFLRGRTRAEVREAAEREYEAANAEVQAEVAHHVREGRLYDSELGLWYNGPKGEKKERKRERKERKARKVLEKMERLAL